In Thioclava sp. GXIMD2076, one DNA window encodes the following:
- a CDS encoding ExbD/TolR family protein, with product MGGGVAKNSNRRGRRGRGKHQAMAEINITPMVDVMMVLLVIFMVAAPMMTVGVPLELPKTSAKAVPTEQEEPLTVSLQLDGTVSLMNSSVPEDELVGRLEAIAKERESNKIYLRADGGINYSRVVEVMGALNGAGFNNITLVTESGGPSLTGPAKQ from the coding sequence ATGGGCGGTGGCGTAGCAAAGAACTCCAACCGGAGAGGGCGTCGCGGACGCGGGAAGCATCAGGCCATGGCCGAGATCAACATCACGCCGATGGTCGATGTGATGATGGTGCTTCTGGTCATCTTCATGGTGGCTGCGCCGATGATGACCGTCGGTGTGCCGCTGGAGCTGCCCAAGACTTCTGCCAAGGCGGTGCCGACCGAGCAGGAAGAGCCGCTCACGGTGTCGCTGCAGCTGGATGGCACGGTGTCGCTGATGAATTCGAGCGTGCCCGAAGACGAGCTGGTGGGCCGTCTGGAGGCGATCGCCAAGGAGCGCGAGAGCAACAAGATCTATCTGCGCGCCGATGGTGGTATCAATTATTCCCGTGTGGTCGAAGTGATGGGCGCGCTCAATGGCGCGGGCTTCAACAACATCACTCTGGTGACCGAATCCGGTGGTCCGTCGCTGACGGGACCGGCGAAACAGTAA
- a CDS encoding primosomal protein N', protein MSGQDWFADGARVSVLTAEPVGRPLDYLAPEGGCWAGAFVMVPLGPRKVLGVVWGAGDGDFAAAKLRRVLQVMDVPPMKADMRQFLMRMAAYTMTPLPQVLRLATRAPGLFDAPGLRKIYRLGAGEPPRMTDARARVLEVLRDHGGAGFQLGELAALAGVTTSVVKGMLTSGAVVEADVPRDAPFERLDPSLPGKVLSEAQKAAVARLEDGSGGFAPVLLKGVTGSGKTEVYLEAVADCLRQGRQALVLLPEIALSSEFLARVEARFGAKPGEWHSGVTQTERRRLWKATATGEVQMVAGARSALFLPFRDLGLIVVDEEHDTSYKQEEGVLYNARDMAVLRASLCGAQVVLASATPSLETWANAEAGKYARVDLGARFGASKLPEMRPIDMRNETIESQHWIGPTLVGAVIERVRRGEQAMLFLNRRGYAPVTICRACGHQIGCEQCDARMVEHRFLKQLVCHQCGETKPIPTQCPNCQVEGKLAPVGPGVERLAEEVRERFPDSRMAVLSSDLFTTARALKEAISDIANGGADIIIGTQIVAKGHNFPKLSLVGVIDADLGLQGSDLRAAERTFQLMRQVAGRAGRAETEGLALLQTYQPEHPVIRAILGGDEEAFWRAEAAQRHAQHVPPYGRMAGIILSGPDLKPLFDIGEALSRQSGPLREIEATVYGPAPAPVARVRGRHRVRLLVKADKRAPLQAALARWVAQVRLPNNVRLAIDIDPQSFM, encoded by the coding sequence ATGAGCGGACAGGACTGGTTTGCGGACGGGGCGCGGGTCTCGGTGCTGACGGCGGAGCCTGTAGGGCGGCCGCTGGATTATCTTGCCCCCGAGGGCGGGTGTTGGGCGGGGGCTTTTGTCATGGTGCCTTTGGGGCCGCGCAAGGTTCTGGGCGTGGTCTGGGGCGCGGGAGATGGCGATTTTGCCGCAGCCAAATTGCGCCGCGTGCTGCAAGTGATGGATGTGCCGCCGATGAAAGCGGATATGCGGCAGTTCCTGATGCGGATGGCCGCCTATACGATGACACCGCTGCCGCAGGTGCTGCGTCTGGCGACCCGTGCTCCGGGGCTGTTCGATGCGCCGGGGTTGCGCAAGATCTACCGTCTGGGCGCGGGCGAGCCGCCACGGATGACCGATGCGCGGGCGCGGGTATTGGAGGTTCTGCGCGATCATGGTGGAGCGGGGTTCCAACTGGGTGAATTGGCCGCTTTGGCGGGGGTGACCACATCCGTTGTGAAGGGGATGCTGACCTCGGGGGCGGTTGTGGAGGCGGACGTGCCCCGCGATGCGCCGTTCGAGCGGCTTGATCCGTCCTTGCCCGGAAAGGTGCTCTCGGAGGCACAAAAAGCGGCTGTTGCACGGTTGGAGGATGGCTCGGGCGGGTTTGCACCGGTTCTGCTGAAAGGCGTCACAGGCTCGGGCAAGACGGAGGTCTATCTGGAGGCAGTGGCCGATTGTCTGCGGCAGGGGCGGCAGGCGCTGGTGCTTTTGCCCGAGATCGCCTTGTCCTCGGAGTTTCTGGCCCGCGTGGAGGCGCGCTTCGGGGCGAAGCCGGGCGAATGGCATTCGGGCGTGACCCAGACCGAGCGGCGGCGGCTGTGGAAGGCCACGGCCACGGGCGAGGTGCAGATGGTGGCGGGGGCCCGTTCGGCGCTATTCCTGCCCTTCCGTGACCTGGGATTGATCGTGGTCGATGAGGAACATGATACCTCCTACAAGCAGGAGGAGGGTGTCTTGTATAACGCCCGCGATATGGCGGTGTTGCGGGCCTCCCTTTGCGGGGCGCAGGTGGTGTTGGCTTCGGCCACACCATCGCTTGAGACCTGGGCCAATGCCGAGGCCGGCAAATATGCGCGGGTCGATCTGGGGGCGCGGTTTGGCGCATCGAAGCTGCCGGAGATGCGGCCCATCGATATGCGTAACGAGACCATCGAGAGCCAACACTGGATCGGGCCGACGCTGGTGGGCGCGGTGATCGAGCGGGTCCGCCGTGGCGAGCAGGCGATGCTGTTTCTCAACCGTCGTGGTTATGCGCCGGTCACCATCTGTCGGGCCTGCGGGCACCAGATCGGCTGTGAGCAGTGCGATGCGCGGATGGTGGAGCACCGGTTCCTCAAGCAGCTTGTCTGCCATCAATGCGGCGAGACGAAACCGATCCCCACGCAATGCCCCAATTGTCAGGTCGAAGGGAAACTGGCCCCTGTGGGTCCGGGTGTCGAGCGTCTGGCCGAGGAGGTGCGCGAGCGCTTCCCCGACAGCCGGATGGCGGTGCTGTCCTCTGATCTGTTCACCACCGCGCGGGCACTGAAGGAGGCGATTTCCGATATTGCCAATGGCGGGGCGGATATCATTATCGGCACGCAGATCGTGGCCAAGGGGCATAACTTCCCGAAACTGTCGCTCGTGGGGGTGATCGATGCCGATCTGGGGCTGCAGGGGTCGGACCTGCGCGCCGCCGAGCGCACCTTCCAGCTGATGCGGCAGGTCGCGGGCCGTGCGGGCCGCGCCGAGACCGAAGGGCTGGCGCTGTTGCAGACCTATCAGCCAGAGCATCCTGTGATCCGTGCGATCTTGGGTGGGGATGAGGAAGCCTTCTGGCGCGCCGAGGCCGCCCAGCGCCATGCGCAGCATGTGCCGCCCTATGGGCGGATGGCAGGCATCATCCTCTCGGGACCGGATCTGAAACCCTTATTTGACATCGGCGAGGCGCTGTCACGTCAGTCAGGTCCCCTGCGCGAGATCGAGGCGACAGTCTATGGCCCCGCCCCTGCCCCCGTGGCGCGGGTGCGTGGGCGGCACCGCGTTCGGCTTCTGGTGAAGGCCGATAAGCGCGCGCCCTTGCAGGCAGCGCTGGCGCGTTGGGTCGCGCAGGTGCGCCTGCCCAATAATGTGCGCCTTGCCATCGATATCGACCCCCAGAGTTTCATGTGA
- a CDS encoding DUF484 family protein — MTQAGLTQPLREKILSDPDLILDDPALMQVLIGADDVIGAGKVVDLRSVAMRRLESRLDRLEDTHRSVIAAAYENLAGTYQIHRAVLSLLAPLEFRGFLAVLHEEVAEILEVQSIRLVLETHQSEADPALRHMGKVLCLAEPGFSAEYMRDGRHASQDPILLRKTPEAGTPVHDTRPDSQSEAIRSEAVLALDLGAGRLPAMLVLGSNDPNRFKVSQGTDLLGFFGAVFERMMQRFLG, encoded by the coding sequence ATGACACAAGCCGGTTTGACGCAGCCCTTGCGTGAAAAGATTCTGTCCGACCCCGATCTCATTCTGGATGATCCGGCCCTGATGCAGGTGCTGATCGGTGCCGATGATGTGATCGGGGCGGGGAAGGTTGTCGATCTGCGCTCGGTTGCAATGAGACGGCTCGAGAGCCGTCTGGACCGGCTCGAGGATACCCATCGCTCCGTGATTGCCGCGGCTTACGAAAATCTCGCGGGTACCTATCAGATCCACCGTGCGGTCCTGTCGCTGCTTGCGCCGCTGGAATTCCGAGGTTTTCTGGCGGTTCTGCATGAGGAAGTGGCCGAAATCCTCGAGGTCCAGTCGATCCGGCTGGTGCTCGAGACCCATCAATCCGAGGCCGATCCGGCACTGCGGCATATGGGCAAGGTGCTCTGTCTGGCCGAGCCGGGATTTTCCGCCGAATATATGCGTGACGGACGTCATGCCTCTCAGGATCCGATCCTGCTGCGCAAGACCCCCGAGGCGGGCACACCCGTCCATGATACACGTCCTGACAGCCAGTCCGAAGCGATCCGGTCGGAGGCCGTTCTGGCGCTGGATCTGGGGGCGGGGCGGCTGCCGGCGATGCTGGTGTTGGGGTCGAACGATCCCAACCGGTTCAAGGTTTCGCAAGGCACCGATCTTCTTGGCTTTTTCGGCGCGGTCTTCGAGCGTATGATGCAGAGGTTTCTGGGGTAG
- a CDS encoding cell envelope biogenesis protein TolA — protein sequence MRTERAYKIGIWVSGIIHVGIILWAVLGDLLFTRDPVDPIQMTSVSVISDADFQAMQAAAPKAGEVQETAPEAIAAPEEDVSPAEDTPAPEEAPDPAPQEALAEPEPTPEAKPDLSDVQEPAEPTEVTEVPPSMMPEVEEPQDTATPEFSPRPIAKPARRVAPDPMPTPEPEAQVAEVPKEATQEAEAPEPETPKEEAQQAQAPEESGTEIETEASKPVEEAKTSAPPSSPKPRTKPTPPKKEEPKPEPVKTAASEKASDKPADKPAEKTPEKKADTPAKKPAEKKPAAAKPAAPAPNTEKAVQDALAQALGGEGTGGTGNAPMGPPMTSGEKDALIVDVKQCWNVGALSSEALRTTVTVSVQMQPDGMPIASSIKLVGSQGGSDAAAKQAYEAARRAIIRCGSDGFPLPAEKYGQWKTIEMDFNPSKMRMR from the coding sequence ATGCGGACGGAACGGGCATATAAGATCGGCATCTGGGTGTCGGGGATTATCCATGTAGGGATCATCCTCTGGGCCGTGCTGGGCGATCTGCTGTTTACACGCGATCCGGTCGATCCGATCCAGATGACCTCTGTATCGGTGATCTCGGATGCCGATTTCCAGGCCATGCAGGCCGCCGCCCCCAAGGCGGGCGAGGTGCAGGAAACCGCGCCGGAGGCGATCGCGGCCCCCGAGGAGGATGTCTCTCCGGCCGAAGACACGCCTGCGCCCGAGGAGGCGCCCGATCCGGCACCGCAGGAGGCCTTGGCCGAGCCCGAGCCCACGCCCGAGGCGAAGCCCGATCTATCGGATGTGCAGGAGCCTGCTGAGCCTACCGAGGTCACGGAAGTTCCGCCCTCGATGATGCCCGAGGTCGAGGAGCCGCAGGATACCGCGACGCCCGAGTTCAGCCCGCGCCCCATTGCCAAGCCCGCGCGCCGCGTCGCGCCCGATCCGATGCCCACGCCTGAGCCGGAGGCACAGGTGGCCGAGGTGCCGAAAGAGGCCACTCAAGAGGCCGAGGCCCCCGAGCCCGAGACACCCAAGGAAGAGGCACAGCAGGCGCAGGCGCCCGAGGAATCGGGCACCGAGATCGAGACCGAGGCGTCGAAGCCGGTGGAAGAGGCCAAGACCTCGGCTCCGCCCTCGAGCCCCAAGCCGCGCACCAAGCCTACCCCGCCCAAGAAGGAAGAGCCCAAACCCGAGCCGGTGAAGACCGCAGCATCGGAAAAGGCATCGGATAAACCTGCTGATAAGCCGGCAGAGAAAACGCCCGAGAAGAAAGCGGATACGCCTGCCAAGAAGCCCGCCGAGAAGAAACCGGCAGCGGCCAAACCCGCGGCACCTGCGCCCAATACCGAGAAGGCCGTGCAGGATGCGCTGGCACAGGCTCTGGGGGGCGAGGGCACCGGGGGCACCGGCAATGCGCCGATGGGGCCGCCGATGACCAGCGGCGAGAAAGACGCGCTGATCGTGGATGTGAAGCAATGCTGGAACGTGGGCGCGCTGTCGTCCGAGGCGCTGCGCACCACGGTGACCGTCTCGGTGCAGATGCAGCCCGACGGCATGCCGATCGCCAGCTCGATCAAACTGGTGGGCTCGCAGGGGGGAAGCGATGCTGCGGCAAAACAGGCCTATGAGGCCGCGCGCCGCGCCATCATCCGCTGTGGTTCGGACGGCTTCCCGCTGCCTGCGGAGAAATATGGCCAGTGGAAGACCATCGAGATGGACTTCAACCCCTCCAAGATGAGGATGCGCTGA
- the tolQ gene encoding protein TolQ has protein sequence METDVLGTAQQMDFSLLALFAHASLTVKLVVIVLMLSSFWSWAIIIRKFISFRAARREAETFDQAFWSGEPLDELFEQIGTRPDGASEKIFAAGMLEWRRSHRQDGNLIAGAQSRIERSMDVAITKESERLNHGLQFLATVGSTAPFVGLFGTVWGIKVAFEEIAISQNTSLAVVAPGISEALVATAIGLLAAIPAVIFYNKLSGDADRIVGGYEAFSDEFSTILSRQLDA, from the coding sequence ATGGAAACAGACGTGCTTGGCACGGCGCAGCAGATGGATTTCTCGCTGCTTGCCCTTTTTGCCCATGCCTCCCTAACCGTAAAACTCGTGGTAATCGTGCTGATGCTGTCCAGCTTCTGGTCCTGGGCGATCATCATCCGCAAGTTCATTTCGTTCCGCGCGGCACGCCGCGAGGCCGAGACTTTCGATCAGGCCTTCTGGTCGGGCGAGCCGCTCGATGAGCTGTTCGAGCAGATCGGCACCCGTCCCGATGGCGCGAGCGAGAAGATCTTTGCCGCAGGTATGCTGGAATGGCGCCGCAGCCACCGGCAGGATGGTAACCTGATCGCGGGTGCGCAATCGCGTATCGAGCGCTCGATGGATGTCGCGATCACCAAGGAAAGCGAGAGGCTCAATCACGGGCTGCAATTCCTCGCGACTGTCGGGTCGACCGCGCCCTTCGTTGGTCTCTTCGGGACCGTCTGGGGGATCAAGGTGGCGTTCGAGGAGATCGCGATCTCGCAGAACACCTCGCTGGCCGTCGTGGCACCGGGGATTTCAGAAGCACTTGTGGCCACCGCCATCGGTCTGCTGGCCGCAATCCCCGCCGTGATCTTCTACAACAAGCTCTCGGGCGATGCCGACCGTATCGTTGGCGGCTACGAGGCCTTCTCGGACGAGTTCTCCACCATCCTCTCGCGCCAGCTGGACGCCTGA
- the fsa gene encoding fructose-6-phosphate aldolase, with translation MKFFVDTADVAAIKELNDLGMVDGVTTNPSLIMKSGRDILEVTKEICDIVTGPVSAEVVATEAKDMIEEGLKLAKISPNIAIKVPLTWDGLTACKAFASEGHMVNVTLCFTAAQAILAAKAGATFISPFIGRLDDINLDGLELIEDIRTIYDNYEFKTEILAASIRSVNHITDCAKIGADVITAPPAVIKGMVKHVLTDKGLEQFMADWAKTGQKIV, from the coding sequence ATGAAATTCTTCGTCGACACGGCCGATGTGGCCGCCATCAAGGAACTCAACGATCTCGGTATGGTCGATGGCGTAACCACCAACCCTTCGCTGATCATGAAATCGGGGCGCGATATCCTCGAGGTGACCAAAGAGATCTGCGACATCGTCACCGGCCCGGTCTCGGCCGAGGTGGTCGCCACCGAAGCCAAGGACATGATCGAAGAAGGTCTGAAGCTTGCCAAGATTTCCCCCAATATCGCGATCAAGGTTCCGCTGACCTGGGACGGTCTGACCGCGTGTAAGGCTTTCGCATCCGAAGGCCATATGGTCAATGTCACCCTGTGCTTTACCGCGGCGCAAGCGATCCTTGCGGCCAAAGCCGGTGCGACCTTCATCTCCCCCTTCATCGGTCGTCTGGACGATATCAATCTCGACGGGCTGGAGCTGATCGAGGACATCCGCACCATCTATGACAATTACGAGTTCAAGACCGAGATTCTCGCGGCCTCGATCCGTTCGGTCAACCACATCACCGATTGCGCCAAGATCGGTGCCGATGTCATCACCGCCCCGCCGGCTGTCATCAAGGGTATGGTCAAGCATGTGCTGACCGACAAGGGCCTCGAGCAGTTCATGGCGGACTGGGCCAAGACCGGCCAGAAAATCGTCTGA
- a CDS encoding CDP-alcohol phosphatidyltransferase family protein, which produces MMIRTKALSVHFLTATGAVFSLLALDAAVERNWSVMFLWLVVALVVDGIDGPLARRYDVKHNAPVFDGVLMDLIIDYLTYVFIPAYALFKSDLLPGWPGWLVVVAITYFSVVYFSDTRMKTKDNSFSGFPGCWNMVAIVVFATTPSPPVILVLVLICTIAMFLPLKFIHPVRTQRWRKLSLPVALAWVVFAAIAAWTDFQSGPLVHSGLVVTSLYLLFVGIVQQLVPIKTAASR; this is translated from the coding sequence ATGATGATAAGAACCAAAGCCCTATCGGTCCATTTCCTTACCGCAACCGGCGCGGTGTTTTCCCTGCTGGCGCTTGATGCCGCGGTCGAACGTAACTGGAGCGTCATGTTCCTGTGGCTCGTCGTGGCGCTGGTCGTTGACGGGATCGATGGCCCCTTGGCACGACGCTATGACGTGAAACATAACGCACCGGTTTTCGATGGCGTGCTGATGGATCTGATTATCGACTATCTCACCTATGTCTTTATCCCCGCCTATGCGCTGTTCAAATCCGACCTGTTGCCGGGCTGGCCGGGCTGGCTCGTGGTGGTGGCGATTACCTATTTCAGCGTGGTGTATTTCTCGGATACACGAATGAAAACAAAGGATAACTCCTTCTCAGGTTTCCCGGGATGCTGGAATATGGTGGCGATTGTGGTTTTTGCGACGACGCCTTCGCCGCCAGTCATTCTGGTGCTGGTGCTGATCTGCACGATCGCGATGTTCCTGCCGCTGAAGTTCATCCACCCCGTGCGCACACAGCGCTGGCGCAAGCTGTCGCTGCCGGTAGCGCTGGCGTGGGTAGTGTTTGCCGCCATTGCCGCCTGGACCGATTTCCAGTCGGGGCCGCTGGTGCATAGCGGTCTGGTGGTGACCTCGCTCTACCTGCTTTTTGTCGGGATCGTTCAACAGCTGGTGCCGATAAAGACCGCCGCTTCTCGCTGA
- a CDS encoding DUF924 family protein, producing MTYDHPADVLEFWFAPEHRESWFEKNELFDGLIRDRFGPLQAQATEGALAAWREKAESALALVILLDQFPRNMFRGTGHAFASDARAREVAGHALTQGFDAQVKALDPQAPAFFYLPFMHSEDLADQDRAVALYEAAEDENGLRFAHAHRDIIARFGRFPHRNAALKRESTKEELAFLETHKGF from the coding sequence ATGACCTATGACCACCCCGCAGATGTTCTGGAGTTTTGGTTCGCGCCCGAGCACCGCGAGAGCTGGTTCGAGAAGAACGAGCTGTTCGACGGCCTTATCCGCGACCGGTTCGGGCCGCTACAGGCGCAGGCCACAGAGGGCGCTCTGGCGGCATGGCGCGAGAAGGCCGAAAGCGCTCTGGCGCTGGTGATCCTGCTCGACCAGTTTCCCCGCAATATGTTCCGTGGCACGGGCCATGCTTTTGCCAGCGATGCCCGGGCGCGCGAGGTGGCCGGGCACGCTCTGACGCAGGGATTTGATGCGCAAGTGAAGGCGCTCGACCCACAGGCACCGGCCTTTTTCTATCTGCCCTTCATGCATTCCGAGGATCTGGCCGATCAGGACCGCGCCGTAGCGCTTTACGAGGCGGCGGAGGATGAGAACGGGTTGCGCTTTGCCCATGCACATCGCGACATCATCGCGCGGTTCGGGCGTTTCCCGCATCGCAACGCGGCGCTCAAACGCGAGAGCACCAAGGAAGAACTGGCCTTTCTGGAAACACATAAAGGCTTTTGA
- the ybgC gene encoding tol-pal system-associated acyl-CoA thioesterase yields MAFAFPVRVYYEDTDLAGIVYYANYLKFIERGRSEWIRSLGVDQARMKAETGTVFAVRRVEADYLKPARFDDELVVMTRLVAETGARIVLAQEVTRAGEVLFSAQVTLVCLNETGAAQRISAEIRRKLAPSLH; encoded by the coding sequence ATGGCCTTCGCGTTTCCCGTCCGCGTCTATTACGAAGATACCGATCTGGCCGGCATCGTCTACTATGCCAATTACCTGAAATTCATCGAGCGCGGCCGCAGTGAGTGGATCCGCTCGCTGGGTGTCGATCAGGCGCGCATGAAAGCCGAGACGGGCACTGTCTTTGCCGTGCGACGGGTCGAGGCGGATTATCTCAAGCCCGCCAGATTCGATGACGAGCTTGTTGTGATGACGCGGTTGGTCGCCGAGACCGGTGCGCGGATCGTGCTTGCACAGGAGGTGACACGGGCGGGGGAGGTGCTGTTTTCGGCGCAGGTCACGCTTGTCTGCCTTAACGAAACGGGGGCGGCACAGCGGATATCTGCCGAAATACGCCGGAAGCTGGCTCCAAGCCTGCATTGA
- a CDS encoding BCCT family transporter, whose amino-acid sequence MAESRDQDEDLGVPAPEGTAAPIDTDYSVGQDNIEGSVGRIAFDIHNPVFAISGAAVVLFVLFTLVFPDTAQGLFSWLFSSVTGGFDWFFLTAGDIFVLFSLFLIVSPWGKIRLGGSEATPDFGYPAWFAMLFAAGMGIGLMFYGVGEPLTHFSTSFAGAAGAPLGGAEGDNEAAFKLGMAATIYHWALHPWAIYAVLALALALFSYNKGLPLTIRSAFYPILGERIWGWPGHVIDILAVFATLFGLATSLGLGATQANAGLHAVFGIPISTTIQVILIAAITGVALISVLRGLEGGVQKLSEINMILALVLLLFVLFTGPTLTLLGDIGTGLGAYLTELPALSNPFGREDTGFVQGWTSYYWAWWISWSPFVGMFIARVSRGRTVREFIVCVLLIPSLACVVWMSIFGGVALQQVIMDGYQGAVDADISVKLFRVLDQLPLSQITSVVGVILVIVFFVTSSDSGSLVIDTITAGGKVDAPVPQRVFWATFEGVVAIVLLLGGGLSALQSMVISTGLPFTIVLLVMCYSIVKGLQAEKKA is encoded by the coding sequence ATGGCAGAGTCAAGGGATCAGGATGAAGATCTGGGTGTACCCGCGCCCGAGGGCACGGCTGCCCCGATCGATACCGATTACAGCGTCGGTCAGGATAATATCGAAGGCAGTGTCGGGCGGATCGCGTTCGACATCCATAACCCGGTTTTCGCCATCTCCGGCGCGGCTGTCGTTCTTTTCGTGCTGTTTACGTTGGTCTTCCCCGACACCGCGCAGGGCCTCTTCAGCTGGCTCTTCTCGTCGGTGACCGGCGGGTTCGACTGGTTCTTCCTGACGGCGGGCGACATCTTCGTGCTGTTCAGCCTGTTCCTGATCGTCTCGCCTTGGGGCAAGATCCGCTTGGGCGGGTCCGAGGCCACGCCTGATTTCGGTTATCCGGCATGGTTTGCCATGCTCTTTGCCGCAGGCATGGGCATCGGGCTGATGTTCTATGGCGTGGGCGAGCCGCTGACCCATTTCTCGACTTCTTTCGCCGGTGCCGCCGGTGCGCCGCTTGGCGGGGCCGAGGGCGACAACGAGGCCGCCTTCAAGCTGGGTATGGCCGCGACCATCTATCACTGGGCGCTGCATCCTTGGGCGATCTATGCGGTTCTGGCCCTCGCGCTGGCGCTGTTCTCCTATAACAAGGGCCTGCCGCTGACGATCCGCTCGGCCTTCTACCCGATTTTGGGCGAGCGCATCTGGGGCTGGCCGGGCCATGTCATCGATATTCTGGCGGTATTCGCGACGCTCTTCGGTCTGGCGACCTCGCTGGGCCTTGGCGCCACGCAGGCCAATGCCGGTCTGCATGCGGTCTTCGGTATTCCGATCTCGACCACCATCCAGGTGATCCTGATTGCGGCCATCACCGGTGTCGCGTTGATCTCGGTGCTGCGCGGGCTCGAGGGCGGCGTGCAGAAACTCTCCGAGATCAATATGATTCTCGCGCTGGTGCTTCTGCTTTTCGTGCTGTTCACCGGTCCGACGCTGACGCTTCTGGGCGATATCGGCACGGGGCTTGGCGCCTATCTGACCGAGCTTCCGGCGCTGTCGAACCCGTTCGGGCGTGAGGATACCGGCTTTGTTCAGGGCTGGACCTCCTATTACTGGGCATGGTGGATCAGCTGGTCGCCGTTCGTGGGCATGTTCATCGCGCGTGTCTCGCGCGGGCGCACCGTGCGCGAGTTCATCGTCTGCGTACTGCTGATCCCGTCGCTGGCCTGTGTGGTCTGGATGTCGATCTTTGGCGGTGTCGCGCTGCAACAGGTGATCATGGATGGCTATCAGGGCGCGGTGGATGCCGATATCTCGGTGAAGCTGTTCCGTGTGCTCGACCAGCTGCCGCTGTCGCAGATCACCTCCGTGGTGGGGGTGATCCTCGTGATCGTCTTCTTCGTGACCTCCTCGGATTCGGGCTCGCTGGTGATCGACACGATCACCGCAGGCGGCAAGGTCGATGCGCCGGTCCCGCAGCGGGTGTTCTGGGCGACGTTCGAGGGCGTCGTGGCGATTGTGCTGCTTCTGGGCGGTGGCCTGTCGGCGCTGCAATCGATGGTCATCTCGACGGGGTTGCCCTTCACCATCGTGCTTCTGGTGATGTGCTATTCCATCGTGAAGGGGCTGCAGGCGGAAAAGAAGGCCTGA
- a CDS encoding tyrosine recombinase XerC has product MIGMSDGLRDAMQRWLLHLRGLEGASEQTIIAYGADLRGFLAFMHQYHGESLGVARIARLSTGDMRAWMAHERGRGLSARSLARALSSLKSFIRWLSDREGFDATAPLSARPPRFQRKLPRPLAEDAAVAMIEQVDLQAQDPWVAARDTAVLTLLYGCGLRISEALSLTGADLPLGDSLTIMGKGRKERMVPLLPVARQSVETYLGLCPFPMAQDMPIFRGKRGGALNGRLIAKAMERARMALGLPATATPHAMRHSFATHLLSHGGDLRAIQELLGHASLATTQVYTAVDQARLMEVYRAAHPRR; this is encoded by the coding sequence ATGATTGGTATGTCGGACGGGCTGCGCGATGCGATGCAGCGTTGGCTTTTGCATCTGCGCGGGCTCGAAGGAGCCTCCGAGCAGACGATCATCGCCTATGGCGCGGATCTGCGGGGGTTTCTGGCCTTTATGCACCAGTATCACGGCGAATCGCTGGGCGTTGCGCGGATCGCACGGCTGAGCACCGGCGATATGCGGGCATGGATGGCACATGAGCGGGGGCGGGGGCTTTCGGCGCGCTCTCTGGCGCGCGCGTTGTCTTCGCTGAAAAGCTTCATCCGCTGGCTGTCGGATCGCGAGGGGTTCGACGCGACCGCACCCCTCTCGGCCCGTCCGCCGCGGTTCCAGCGCAAATTGCCCCGTCCGCTGGCCGAGGATGCGGCGGTCGCGATGATCGAGCAGGTCGATCTGCAGGCGCAGGACCCCTGGGTGGCGGCGCGAGACACCGCCGTGCTGACGCTTCTCTATGGTTGCGGGCTGCGGATTTCGGAGGCGCTGTCGCTGACTGGCGCCGATCTTCCTCTGGGCGATAGCCTGACGATCATGGGCAAGGGGCGCAAGGAGCGGATGGTGCCGCTTCTGCCGGTGGCGCGCCAATCGGTCGAAACCTATCTCGGGCTCTGCCCCTTCCCGATGGCTCAGGACATGCCGATCTTCCGTGGCAAGCGGGGCGGGGCGCTGAACGGGCGGCTGATTGCGAAGGCGATGGAGCGGGCTCGCATGGCGCTGGGGCTTCCGGCGACGGCCACGCCGCATGCCATGCGCCATAGTTTCGCGACCCATCTCCTGAGCCATGGCGGCGATTTGCGGGCGATTCAGGAGCTTCTGGGCCATGCCAGTCTGGCCACGACGCAGGTCTACACGGCGGTCGATCAGGCGCGGCTTATGGAGGTGTATCGCGCGGCCCATCCGCGCCGCTAA